Proteins from a single region of Halorubrum sp. 2020YC2:
- a CDS encoding b(o/a)3-type cytochrome-c oxidase subunit 1, with protein MSEAIEAERTFVDKFPDEARIVRAAFLSAFFALFLGAIFGIIQTLHRTDVARIIPSTDYYTVLTAHGVFMVISFTIFFLVGLFTWALTRSLDRPLINIKITWTWYGLMAAGMTLTGISILAGFVDSIDMSADVLFTFYAPLQAHPLFYTGLVVFIVGTWIAGADWFRTFLAWRSDHPDERIPLQTFMVLTTMTMWYIATSAVAASVLLFLLPWSLGLIDQVNPTLTRTLFWFFGHPVVYFWLMPAYMLWYTVLPKIAGGRLFSDPLARVVFVLFLLLSTPVGIHHQYLDPGIAEGFKFISMTNTMFLLLPSLLTAFTVVASVEYGARKNGGTGLLGWLTNLPWRKPEFTGMMLAGLMFAAGGFSGMVNAGMNINYLIHNTLWVPGHFHLTVGTAVALTMMAGTYWIWPQISNKPIYSSQIGLFQVVLWFIGMALMSNAMHAQGLLGVPRRTAEPEYSGFDYPTMFGGFEELNIQIAIGGTLLFVSTILFLGNLALTMGNTRVSGLAEPLPNPVSGAEDAPLVLDNLRLWVSIAVVLVVLAYALPIAAIINRGGLLGPGVGTYPVWVAPLVDALADAAATPLGAVVDASASLAEVVR; from the coding sequence ATGAGCGAGGCCATCGAGGCCGAACGGACGTTCGTCGACAAGTTCCCGGACGAGGCCCGGATCGTCCGTGCGGCCTTCTTGAGCGCCTTCTTCGCGCTGTTCCTCGGCGCGATTTTCGGGATCATCCAGACGCTCCACCGGACCGACGTCGCGCGGATCATTCCCTCGACGGACTACTACACCGTTCTCACCGCGCACGGCGTCTTCATGGTGATCAGCTTCACGATCTTCTTCCTCGTGGGGCTGTTCACCTGGGCGCTGACGCGCAGTCTGGACCGGCCGCTCATAAACATCAAGATCACGTGGACGTGGTACGGGCTGATGGCGGCCGGCATGACGCTCACGGGGATATCGATCCTCGCCGGGTTCGTCGACTCGATCGACATGAGCGCGGACGTACTCTTCACTTTCTACGCGCCGCTTCAGGCGCACCCGCTGTTTTACACTGGGCTCGTGGTGTTCATCGTCGGCACGTGGATCGCCGGCGCCGACTGGTTCCGCACGTTCCTCGCGTGGCGGAGCGACCATCCCGACGAGCGGATCCCCCTCCAGACGTTCATGGTGTTGACGACCATGACGATGTGGTACATCGCCACGTCCGCCGTGGCTGCCTCCGTTCTCCTGTTCCTGCTCCCGTGGTCGCTCGGCCTGATAGACCAGGTGAACCCGACGCTCACCCGGACGCTGTTCTGGTTCTTCGGTCACCCGGTCGTCTACTTCTGGCTGATGCCGGCGTACATGCTCTGGTACACGGTGCTACCGAAGATCGCCGGCGGGCGGCTGTTCAGCGACCCGCTGGCTCGGGTCGTGTTCGTGCTGTTCCTCCTCCTCTCGACCCCGGTCGGGATCCACCACCAGTACCTCGACCCCGGGATCGCGGAGGGGTTCAAGTTCATCTCGATGACGAACACGATGTTCCTCCTGCTGCCGAGCCTGCTCACGGCGTTCACGGTCGTCGCGAGCGTCGAGTACGGCGCCCGTAAGAACGGCGGCACCGGGCTGCTCGGCTGGCTCACGAACCTCCCGTGGCGGAAGCCGGAGTTCACCGGGATGATGCTCGCCGGCCTGATGTTCGCCGCGGGCGGCTTCTCGGGGATGGTCAACGCGGGGATGAACATCAACTACCTCATCCACAACACGCTGTGGGTGCCCGGTCACTTCCACCTCACCGTCGGGACCGCGGTCGCGCTGACGATGATGGCCGGAACCTACTGGATCTGGCCGCAGATCAGCAACAAGCCGATCTACAGCAGCCAAATCGGGCTGTTCCAGGTCGTGCTCTGGTTCATCGGCATGGCGCTGATGTCGAACGCGATGCACGCGCAGGGGCTGCTCGGCGTTCCGCGCCGGACTGCCGAACCGGAGTACTCGGGATTCGACTACCCGACGATGTTCGGCGGGTTCGAGGAGCTCAACATCCAGATCGCCATCGGGGGCACCCTGCTTTTCGTCTCGACGATCCTCTTCCTCGGGAACCTCGCGCTGACGATGGGGAACACCCGCGTGTCTGGGCTCGCGGAACCGCTTCCGAACCCGGTCTCCGGCGCGGAGGACGCCCCGCTGGTACTCGATAACCTCCGCCTGTGGGTGAGCATCGCGGTCGTGCTGGTCGTCCTCGCGTACGCGCTCCCGATCGCGGCGATCATCAACCGCGGCGGGCTGCTCGGCCCCGGCGTCGGCACGTATCCGGTGTGGGTCGCGCCCCTGGTGGACGCGCTCGCGGACGCGGCGGCGACGCCGCTCGGCGCGGTCGTCGACGCGTCGGCCTCGCTGGCCGAGGTGGTCCGATGA
- a CDS encoding HAMP domain-containing sensor histidine kinase — protein sequence MAAPPKTVVKPLWPIWGLGLAFVLSLAGELALLSVGSVPEPSGYWVGYVSSAAVLLGVGYLVRRLPRSDISVARYRRLNRWWLAGAAVFLLVNVGFMPTLPTESAFQVFGWIRWAIGFGGGIGLLIGLFEARAIEREVRAERDRIRRTELRRERDRLEEFASVVSHDLRNPLTVARGHLDLARREHPDDDHLDAVEPALDRMEDIIGETLALAREGKRVDEVDDVAVDECARRCWSRVDTADATLRVAEPPAVRADADRLSHVFENLFRNAVEHGGPGVTVRVGALDGEVGFFFEDDGPGIPDDRAERVRETGFTTTQDGTGFGLAIVDQIVDAHGWTLRIGAGDDGGARFEIAGVDRPS from the coding sequence ATGGCTGCTCCGCCGAAAACGGTCGTCAAACCGCTGTGGCCGATCTGGGGCCTCGGCCTCGCGTTCGTCCTCTCGCTCGCCGGAGAACTCGCGTTGCTCTCGGTCGGATCCGTCCCCGAGCCGAGCGGCTACTGGGTGGGGTACGTCTCCTCGGCCGCGGTCCTGCTCGGGGTGGGCTACCTCGTCCGACGGCTCCCGCGGTCCGATATCTCGGTCGCGCGGTACCGGCGTCTCAACCGGTGGTGGCTCGCGGGTGCGGCGGTGTTTCTCCTCGTCAACGTCGGGTTCATGCCGACGCTCCCGACCGAGTCCGCGTTTCAGGTGTTCGGCTGGATCCGCTGGGCGATCGGCTTCGGCGGCGGTATCGGGCTGCTCATCGGGCTGTTCGAGGCGAGGGCTATCGAACGCGAGGTCAGGGCCGAACGCGATCGGATCCGGCGGACCGAGCTCCGCCGCGAGCGGGACCGACTCGAGGAGTTCGCGAGCGTCGTGAGTCACGACCTCCGGAACCCCCTCACCGTCGCTCGCGGGCACCTCGACCTCGCGAGGCGAGAACACCCCGACGACGACCACTTGGACGCCGTCGAACCCGCGCTCGACCGGATGGAGGACATAATCGGGGAGACGCTCGCGCTCGCCCGCGAGGGGAAACGCGTCGACGAGGTCGACGACGTCGCGGTCGACGAGTGCGCGCGTCGGTGTTGGTCGCGCGTGGACACGGCCGACGCGACGCTTCGCGTGGCGGAACCGCCGGCGGTGCGAGCCGACGCCGACCGGCTGTCGCACGTCTTCGAGAACCTCTTTCGGAACGCGGTCGAACACGGCGGTCCGGGGGTGACCGTTCGGGTGGGCGCGCTCGACGGGGAAGTCGGGTTCTTCTTCGAGGACGATGGCCCCGGGATCCCGGACGACCGGGCCGAACGGGTGCGCGAGACCGGCTTTACCACGACGCAGGACGGGACCGGGTTCGGGCTGGCGATCGTCGACCAGATCGTCGACGCGCACGGCTGGACGCTCCGGATCGGCGCGGGCGACGACGGCGGCGCGCGCTTCGAGATCGCCGGCGTCGACCGACCGTCGTGA
- the glmM gene encoding phosphoglucosamine mutase → MELFGSSGIRGVALRYLTPALVLDIAKAAGTVWDADRVAVARDTRTTGELFANAAASGLAAVGCDVDRLGVVPTPAVGNYCESAGVPAVLVTASHNPPEFNGIKLVGDDGVELSVDVLERIERRVLDDEYDHADWRTAGATTPVEGAVDDYVDQLIGAVDREAVADADLTVAVDPGHGAASVASPRIYRELGCEVLTVNATPDGHFPGRDSEPVAENLEALSRLVATSEADVGIAHDGDADRAVFVDETGAFVDGDTSFAALADACLEPGDAVVSAVNVSQRLVDVCADNDADLELTPIGATNIITRTRDLHEEGVNVPIAGEGNGGVFFPPYRLSRDGAYIGARFLELLADADGAPVSNIVAPYSDYHFVRVNVEYADDDERDEMLSAARAYVETADAEPNTTDGYRLDYGDAWVLVRPSGTEPKIRIYAESADADRAERLAKDMRVAVESGR, encoded by the coding sequence ATGGAGCTGTTCGGATCGAGCGGCATCCGCGGGGTCGCGTTGCGGTACCTCACGCCCGCGCTCGTCCTCGACATCGCGAAGGCGGCCGGGACGGTCTGGGACGCCGACCGCGTCGCCGTGGCGCGCGACACGCGGACGACCGGAGAGCTGTTCGCGAACGCGGCCGCGAGCGGGCTCGCCGCCGTCGGCTGCGACGTCGACCGTCTCGGGGTCGTCCCCACGCCCGCGGTCGGCAACTACTGCGAGTCCGCCGGCGTCCCCGCCGTCCTCGTCACCGCCTCGCACAACCCGCCCGAGTTCAACGGGATCAAGCTCGTCGGTGACGACGGCGTCGAGCTCTCGGTCGACGTGTTAGAGCGGATCGAGCGGCGCGTGCTCGACGACGAGTACGACCACGCCGACTGGCGGACGGCCGGCGCGACGACGCCGGTCGAGGGGGCCGTCGACGACTACGTCGACCAGCTGATCGGCGCGGTCGACCGCGAGGCGGTCGCGGACGCCGATCTCACGGTCGCGGTCGACCCCGGCCACGGCGCGGCCTCCGTGGCCTCGCCCCGGATCTACCGCGAACTCGGCTGCGAGGTGCTGACGGTGAACGCGACGCCGGACGGCCACTTCCCCGGTCGAGATTCCGAGCCGGTCGCGGAGAACTTGGAAGCGCTCTCGCGGCTGGTCGCGACCTCCGAGGCCGACGTGGGAATCGCGCACGACGGCGACGCGGACCGGGCCGTCTTCGTCGACGAGACCGGCGCGTTCGTCGACGGCGACACCTCCTTCGCGGCGCTGGCGGACGCCTGCCTCGAACCGGGCGACGCGGTCGTCAGCGCGGTCAACGTCTCCCAGCGGCTCGTCGACGTTTGCGCCGACAACGACGCCGACCTCGAACTGACGCCCATCGGCGCCACGAACATCATCACCCGCACGCGCGACCTCCACGAGGAGGGCGTCAACGTCCCCATCGCCGGGGAGGGCAACGGGGGCGTGTTCTTCCCGCCCTACCGCCTGTCACGAGACGGGGCGTATATCGGCGCGCGCTTCCTCGAACTGCTCGCGGACGCGGACGGCGCGCCCGTTAGCAATATCGTCGCGCCGTACAGCGACTACCACTTCGTCCGGGTGAACGTGGAGTACGCGGACGACGACGAGCGCGACGAGATGCTCTCGGCCGCCCGCGCCTACGTCGAGACGGCCGACGCGGAGCCGAACACGACCGACGGCTACCGGCTCGACTACGGCGACGCGTGGGTGCTCGTCCGCCCCTCCGGCACCGAGCCGAAGATCCGGATCTACGCCGAGTCCGCCGACGCCGACCGCGCCGAGCGGCTGGCGAAAGACATGCGCGTCGCCGTCGAGAGCGGCCGATAG
- a CDS encoding cytochrome c oxidase subunit II — translation MHIHAYEKLWLALSVVLILALIGTVTYGAVGPGVAMVADSQSTIDSGALDEDERFSEPRVEQVGENEYEAYVVARQFGFQPDPIVVPANSTVTFYVTSADVIHGFEVAGTNANTMVVPGEVSEITVETDGPAEYGIVCNEYCGAGHHAMEGKLNVVSQSEFESSGGDGE, via the coding sequence GTGCACATTCACGCGTACGAGAAGCTCTGGCTCGCGCTGTCGGTCGTGTTGATCCTCGCTCTCATCGGCACCGTGACGTACGGCGCCGTCGGCCCGGGCGTGGCGATGGTCGCCGACTCGCAGTCGACGATCGATTCCGGGGCGCTCGATGAGGACGAGCGGTTCTCAGAGCCGCGGGTCGAGCAGGTGGGCGAAAACGAGTACGAGGCGTACGTCGTCGCCCGGCAGTTCGGGTTCCAACCGGATCCGATCGTCGTGCCCGCGAACAGCACGGTGACGTTCTACGTCACCTCCGCGGACGTGATCCACGGGTTCGAGGTCGCGGGCACGAACGCGAACACGATGGTGGTTCCCGGTGAGGTCTCGGAGATCACGGTCGAGACCGACGGTCCGGCCGAGTACGGGATCGTCTGTAACGAGTACTGCGGTGCCGGCCACCACGCGATGGAGGGGAAGCTCAACGTCGTGAGCCAGTCGGAGTTCGAGAGCAGCGGGGGTGACGGCGAATGA
- a CDS encoding Rdx family protein → MTRVEVEYCVPCGMLNRAQDVSEAILKQFGEQIDEVALVTGDAGVFVVRADGEVVFDKTEDEYDVDAIVRAVKPHVGAAA, encoded by the coding sequence ATGACCCGCGTCGAAGTCGAGTACTGCGTCCCATGTGGCATGTTGAACCGCGCGCAAGACGTCTCCGAGGCGATCCTCAAACAGTTCGGCGAACAGATCGACGAGGTCGCCTTGGTGACCGGCGACGCGGGCGTGTTCGTCGTCCGCGCGGACGGCGAGGTCGTCTTCGACAAGACCGAAGACGAGTACGACGTCGACGCCATCGTCAGGGCGGTCAAGCCGCACGTCGGCGCGGCCGCGTAG
- a CDS encoding cation-translocating P-type ATPase, protein MTGCTLCDLPTGDDPHTAPDVDGEFCCRGCLTVARSLDDVEDLEDLDERRPDATPDDGFDGETTFLHVDGMHCATCESFLEMTAGEQDGVAAAEASYATDTIRVDYDPDAVSAEELPDRLSVAGYTASDRADPDAEDDDAVVRFLIGGGFFGMMAMLWYVLFLYPTYFGYEPIVDLGGVSGTYLFAQIWLFASIVLFYTGYPILRGAYVSLRARQPNMDLLVSLAATSSYAYSTLALLVGRTDLYFDVTIAVILVVTAGNHYESIIKRRATGMLADLTTTEDRTVRTEAGETVAADAVDPGDRLLVRPGERVPFDGTVAEGTAAVDEALVTGESLPATKREGDPVRGGTVVTDSPVVVEVGEDAANTLDTLVRLLWEIQSSRSGIQRLVDRLATVFVPLVVAVAAVGATATLALGSAPVDAALVGLTVLIVSCPCALGLATPLAVAAGIRDAAERGIVVVSDAVFEAAAEVDTVVLDKTGTLTDGEMRLLDATAADGTPVDRVRERAAAVEGASVHPVAEAIVSEVAGGDRDAAEGRAADGGRAADDAATDGGAATAGDSTAAEAAEADAGEGIDRLDGPSATAVDVFDRGVAGRVDGDEVVVGHPDLFDERGWPVSDRLREAGRTARDRGNVPVYVGWDGRVRGVLAVGDEVRDGWEAVVTDLDADGRRVVVLTGDAPEAAARFADHPAIDEVFAEVPPEAKAETVRRLGADGSVAMVGDGSNDAPALAAADLGVSVASGTDLAADAADAVLLDDRLSAVPELFAVTRGTNRRLKQNLGWAFCYNAVAIPLALTGVLNPLLAALAMASSSLLVVTNSARAVFDPD, encoded by the coding sequence ATGACAGGCTGTACACTCTGTGACCTCCCGACCGGGGACGACCCGCACACGGCCCCCGACGTCGACGGCGAGTTCTGCTGCCGCGGCTGCCTGACGGTCGCGCGCTCGCTCGACGACGTCGAGGACCTCGAGGACCTCGACGAGCGGCGGCCGGACGCGACGCCGGACGACGGGTTCGACGGCGAGACGACGTTCCTCCACGTCGACGGGATGCACTGCGCGACCTGCGAGTCGTTCCTCGAGATGACGGCGGGCGAGCAGGACGGGGTCGCGGCGGCCGAGGCGAGCTACGCCACCGACACGATCCGGGTCGACTACGACCCCGACGCCGTGAGCGCCGAGGAACTCCCCGACCGGCTCTCGGTCGCGGGGTACACCGCGAGCGACCGCGCCGACCCGGACGCGGAGGACGACGACGCGGTCGTCCGGTTCCTCATCGGCGGCGGCTTCTTCGGGATGATGGCGATGCTGTGGTACGTCCTCTTCTTATACCCGACCTACTTCGGGTACGAGCCGATCGTCGATCTGGGCGGCGTCTCCGGCACCTACCTCTTCGCGCAGATCTGGCTGTTCGCCTCCATCGTGCTGTTTTACACCGGCTACCCGATCCTGCGGGGCGCGTACGTGAGCCTGCGGGCGCGGCAGCCGAACATGGACCTGCTCGTGTCGCTCGCGGCGACGAGCTCGTACGCGTACAGCACGCTCGCGCTGCTCGTCGGCCGGACCGACCTCTACTTCGACGTGACAATCGCCGTAATCTTAGTCGTCACCGCCGGCAACCACTACGAGTCGATCATCAAGCGGCGGGCGACCGGCATGCTCGCGGACCTGACGACGACCGAGGACCGCACCGTGCGGACCGAGGCGGGCGAGACCGTCGCCGCCGACGCGGTCGACCCCGGCGACCGCCTCCTCGTCCGCCCCGGCGAGCGCGTGCCGTTCGACGGGACCGTCGCAGAGGGGACCGCCGCGGTCGACGAGGCCCTAGTGACCGGCGAGTCGCTGCCGGCGACGAAACGCGAGGGCGACCCGGTCCGCGGGGGCACCGTCGTCACCGACTCGCCGGTCGTCGTCGAGGTGGGCGAGGACGCGGCGAACACCCTCGACACCCTCGTGCGGTTGCTCTGGGAGATCCAGAGCTCCCGGTCCGGGATCCAGCGCCTCGTCGACCGGCTGGCGACCGTGTTCGTCCCCCTCGTCGTCGCGGTCGCGGCCGTCGGCGCCACCGCCACGCTGGCGCTCGGGTCGGCGCCGGTCGACGCCGCGCTCGTGGGGCTGACGGTGCTCATCGTCTCGTGTCCCTGCGCGCTCGGGCTGGCGACGCCGCTCGCGGTCGCCGCGGGCATCCGCGACGCCGCCGAGCGCGGCATCGTCGTCGTCTCCGACGCCGTCTTCGAGGCGGCCGCCGAGGTCGACACCGTCGTCCTCGACAAGACCGGGACGCTCACCGACGGCGAGATGCGGCTGCTCGACGCGACCGCCGCGGACGGGACCCCGGTCGACCGCGTCCGCGAACGGGCGGCCGCCGTTGAGGGCGCCTCGGTCCACCCCGTTGCCGAGGCGATCGTCTCGGAGGTGGCCGGCGGCGACCGGGACGCCGCCGAGGGGCGGGCGGCCGACGGGGGCCGCGCAGCGGACGACGCGGCCACCGACGGAGGCGCCGCGACCGCCGGCGACTCGACCGCCGCAGAGGCCGCCGAAGCCGACGCGGGCGAGGGGATCGACCGCCTCGACGGGCCGTCCGCGACGGCCGTCGACGTCTTCGACCGCGGGGTGGCCGGGCGCGTCGACGGCGACGAGGTCGTCGTCGGCCACCCCGACCTCTTCGACGAGCGGGGCTGGCCGGTCTCGGACCGGCTCCGCGAGGCGGGGCGGACCGCGCGCGACCGCGGGAACGTCCCCGTCTACGTCGGCTGGGACGGCCGCGTGCGCGGGGTCCTCGCGGTCGGGGACGAGGTGCGCGACGGGTGGGAGGCGGTCGTGACCGACCTCGACGCGGACGGCCGGCGCGTGGTCGTACTCACGGGCGACGCGCCCGAGGCCGCGGCGCGGTTCGCGGACCACCCCGCGATCGACGAGGTGTTCGCCGAGGTGCCGCCGGAGGCGAAGGCCGAGACGGTCCGCCGGCTCGGCGCGGACGGCTCAGTCGCGATGGTCGGGGACGGGAGCAACGACGCCCCCGCACTCGCCGCGGCCGACCTCGGCGTCTCGGTCGCCTCCGGCACCGACCTCGCGGCCGACGCCGCAGACGCGGTCCTGCTTGACGACCGGCTCTCAGCGGTCCCGGAGCTGTTCGCGGTCACGCGCGGGACGAACCGGCGGCTGAAACAGAACCTCGGCTGGGCGTTCTGCTACAACGCGGTCGCGATCCCGTTGGCGCTCACGGGCGTCCTCAACCCCCTGCTGGCCGCGCTCGCGATGGCGTCGAGCAGCCTCCTCGTGGTGACGAACTCGGCGCGGGCGGTGTTCGACCCCGACTGA
- a CDS encoding thioredoxin family protein, giving the protein MESNTVSNTAEDAGASGDGLSGADRPVSLADADALDALVDDAGVALVEFYTDGCGICASMEPVLGNVARGVETDLAVGLVNPRDDPPLVERFDVRSVPLFVLFVDGEPVARRAEGFIPGEDLAAWVDEHAV; this is encoded by the coding sequence ATGGAATCCAATACTGTGTCGAACACCGCCGAGGACGCCGGCGCGTCCGGCGACGGGCTCTCGGGCGCCGACCGGCCGGTCTCGCTGGCGGACGCGGACGCGCTCGACGCCCTCGTCGACGACGCGGGCGTCGCGCTCGTGGAGTTCTACACCGACGGCTGCGGGATCTGCGCGAGCATGGAGCCGGTGTTGGGCAACGTCGCCCGCGGCGTCGAGACGGACCTCGCGGTCGGGCTGGTCAACCCCCGCGACGACCCGCCCCTGGTCGAGCGGTTCGACGTGCGGAGCGTCCCGCTGTTCGTCCTCTTCGTCGACGGCGAGCCGGTCGCACGGCGCGCCGAGGGGTTCATCCCGGGAGAGGACCTCGCGGCGTGGGTCGACGAGCACGCGGTTTAA
- a CDS encoding Sjogren's syndrome/scleroderma autoantigen 1 family protein: protein MSDEFDKEAEREKLREKFAEDEQKREHTQRMSELLLKGATMTNRHCEECGDPIFRHDGREFCPTCGNEAGSAGAQDAGEAPTAGGAEGSGDAGAAAEGGVDAGAAENGSADPGAATPADAAGASRPDPNVEPVDSVANEPAESRSSPRSAAPSRQSESPQSPPQRAGSQQSGSRPSGSQRSESQRPAPSGSVDDAEGIGAARASLTRTLTRFARAAEEADDPRRARDHLEAAREAAEALAALD from the coding sequence ATGAGCGACGAGTTCGACAAGGAAGCGGAACGCGAGAAGCTCCGCGAAAAGTTCGCGGAGGACGAACAGAAGCGCGAACACACCCAGCGAATGTCCGAACTCCTCCTGAAGGGCGCGACGATGACGAACCGCCACTGCGAGGAGTGCGGCGACCCCATCTTCCGCCACGACGGCCGCGAGTTCTGCCCCACCTGCGGGAACGAGGCCGGAAGCGCAGGGGCGCAGGACGCCGGCGAGGCCCCGACCGCTGGCGGAGCTGAGGGTTCGGGCGACGCGGGGGCGGCCGCGGAAGGCGGCGTTGACGCCGGCGCCGCCGAGAACGGCTCGGCCGACCCCGGCGCGGCGACGCCGGCCGACGCGGCCGGGGCGTCTCGGCCCGACCCGAACGTGGAGCCGGTCGACTCCGTCGCGAACGAACCCGCCGAGTCGCGGTCGTCTCCGCGGTCGGCCGCGCCGTCCCGGCAGTCCGAGTCCCCGCAGTCGCCGCCGCAGCGCGCCGGGTCCCAGCAGTCCGGGTCCCGGCCCTCCGGGTCTCAGCGCTCTGAGTCCCAGCGGCCCGCGCCCTCGGGTTCGGTCGACGACGCCGAGGGTATCGGCGCCGCTCGCGCGTCGCTGACGCGGACGCTGACGCGGTTCGCCCGCGCCGCCGAGGAGGCGGACGACCCGCGCCGCGCCCGCGACCACCTCGAAGCGGCCCGTGAGGCGGCCGAGGCGCTCGCCGCGCTGGACTGA
- a CDS encoding CbaC protein produces MSVDVSRGGLLVTLAIFGVIVYEFRTVLDFVGVELPIIPYMAAVFVLAGAAVWYVTLKGGWRTEPDGDKPA; encoded by the coding sequence ATGAGCGTCGACGTGAGCCGCGGCGGCCTGCTCGTGACGCTCGCGATATTCGGCGTGATCGTCTACGAGTTCCGGACGGTGCTCGACTTCGTCGGGGTCGAACTGCCGATCATCCCGTACATGGCCGCCGTCTTCGTCCTCGCCGGCGCCGCGGTCTGGTACGTTACGCTGAAGGGCGGGTGGCGGACCGAACCGGACGGCGACAAGCCGGCGTAG
- a CDS encoding ATPase domain-containing protein, producing the protein MRVSSGVPGFDELVDGGFPEDRLYVVSGPPGSGKTTFCSQFAAQGARNGEDVLYISMHETKAGIREDMSGYDFGFDRALDSDRVTFLDSFSSDGRRFFGLPGDRRDRSGVTNRLTGFINSRDIDRVVFDSTMLLRFLLDDDEDTMIQLLSSLKRTDATTLLISEMTDPSAYSEEHYLAHGVVFIHNYLEDEGMRRGVQVLKMRGTDVDTDIQDVEFTDGGLRVGTAATVTH; encoded by the coding sequence ATGCGCGTCTCAAGCGGCGTCCCGGGGTTCGACGAACTCGTCGACGGCGGGTTCCCCGAGGACCGCCTGTACGTAGTGAGCGGTCCGCCCGGGAGCGGGAAAACGACCTTCTGTTCGCAGTTCGCGGCCCAGGGCGCCCGGAACGGCGAGGACGTGCTATACATCAGCATGCACGAGACCAAGGCGGGGATCCGCGAGGACATGAGCGGCTACGACTTCGGGTTCGACCGCGCGCTCGACTCCGACCGCGTCACGTTCCTCGACTCCTTCTCGTCGGACGGCCGGCGCTTCTTCGGGCTGCCCGGCGACCGCCGCGACCGCTCGGGCGTCACCAACCGCCTCACCGGGTTCATCAACTCCCGGGACATCGACCGGGTCGTCTTCGACTCGACGATGCTGTTGCGGTTCCTCTTGGACGACGACGAGGACACGATGATCCAGCTGCTCTCCTCGCTGAAGCGGACCGACGCGACGACGCTTTTGATCTCGGAGATGACCGACCCGAGCGCCTACTCGGAGGAGCACTACCTCGCGCACGGCGTCGTCTTCATACACAACTACCTCGAAGACGAGGGGATGCGCCGGGGAGTTCAGGTGCTGAAGATGCGGGGGACGGACGTCGACACCGACATTCAGGACGTGGAGTTCACCGACGGCGGACTGCGCGTCGGCACGGCGGCGACGGTGACCCACTGA
- a CDS encoding chemotaxis protein CheW, producing MAATEADAEPTKVLEFGLGDGTYCLDIGVIDEIVDAGELTRIPNSPDHVEGVMDLRGRTTTIVDPKTLFDIDEDGPRERIVVFDDDEIDEGGTVGWMVDEVFQVRDVAAEDVDQSTTVEDEGVRGIVKSDDRFVVWVSPDVDDESAADLDDVEAAEA from the coding sequence ATGGCAGCCACAGAGGCGGACGCCGAACCGACGAAGGTACTGGAGTTCGGGTTAGGCGACGGCACGTACTGTCTGGACATCGGCGTCATCGACGAGATCGTCGACGCCGGCGAGCTGACGCGGATCCCCAACTCGCCGGACCACGTCGAGGGCGTGATGGACTTGCGCGGCCGGACGACGACGATCGTCGACCCGAAGACGCTGTTCGACATCGACGAGGACGGCCCGCGCGAGCGGATCGTCGTCTTCGACGACGACGAGATAGACGAGGGCGGCACGGTCGGCTGGATGGTCGACGAGGTGTTCCAGGTCCGCGACGTCGCGGCCGAGGACGTCGACCAGAGCACCACCGTCGAGGACGAGGGCGTCCGCGGCATCGTCAAGTCCGACGACCGGTTCGTCGTGTGGGTCTCGCCCGACGTCGACGACGAGTCCGCGGCGGACCTCGACGACGTCGAGGCCGCGGAGGCGTAA
- the sufU gene encoding Fe-S cluster assembly sulfur transfer protein SufU, which translates to MGLGSDMYRQQILDHYKNPRNYGELEDPDFTHVGENPSCGDTIRMDVELDDAEETVEAVRFTGDGCAISMASASMLSERLHGMSVDELDALDTDDVTEMLGVDISPMRVKCAVLGRQVAQDGSKIHRGELDPDDRTVTEE; encoded by the coding sequence ATGGGACTGGGCTCGGACATGTACCGACAGCAGATCCTCGACCACTACAAGAACCCGCGCAACTACGGGGAACTTGAGGATCCGGACTTCACGCACGTCGGCGAGAACCCCTCCTGTGGCGACACGATCCGGATGGACGTCGAACTCGACGACGCCGAGGAGACCGTCGAGGCGGTGCGGTTCACCGGCGACGGCTGCGCCATCTCGATGGCCTCCGCGAGCATGCTCTCGGAGCGGCTCCACGGGATGAGCGTCGACGAACTCGACGCGCTCGACACCGACGACGTCACCGAGATGCTCGGCGTCGACATCTCCCCGATGCGCGTGAAGTGCGCGGTGCTCGGCCGGCAGGTCGCGCAGGACGGCTCGAAGATCCACCGCGGCGAACTCGACCCGGACGACCGCACGGTGACCGAGGAGTAG